From Candidatus Paceibacter sp.:
ATTGGCAATATAACCAGTCTGGCCGTCTACGACTATTTCCGGCGTCCCGCCGAAACAAGTGCCCACCACCGGTTTGCCTGCCGCCATGGCTTCAATGTTAAAAAGATTAAACGGGTCAAAATAAACGGAAGGCGTTACGCAAACATCGGAAACGAAAAAGGCTGCTTTTATTTCCTCTCTGCCCAGCCAGCCGGTAAACAGTATTTTATCATCTATCGCTAATTTTTTCGTTAAGACTGCCATTTTTTCGGCATACTGGTTTTTTCTGCCTACAGCCAACAAAACCGCTTTCTCAACTGGACAATTTTTAACCAACCAGGAAAAGGCTTGTAAAATTTGTCTCCCGCCTTTTGCCCCGCTGAACCTGCCGCCAAAAAGTATTATTTTTTTTCCTTCAACGCCGTATTTTTTCCGAAAATCCATTATTTTTTCAGGAGCGGGTTTTACCCAATCCTCAATATTAACGCCATTGTGCAGAACAACCGAATCAACGCCGTTTTGCGCCAAAAATTCCTTAAGCGCCTGGCTTATGGCGAATATTTTATCCGTATAGTTAAGATATTTTTTTATGAAAAAATTCCTGAAAGGATTATATCTTTTGCCCGCGATTTTAATGTTCCGCCAGGCCGTTATTCTAAAATTTTTCTCGCCGCAAGGAAAATAATTCTTATCGTAAGACACCAGCATTGTGTCATGGGCGGTAAGAAAAACCTTGCAGCCCGTTTTTTTCGCCAACTTCAAAGAATGATACGATATGTCCGAATGAATATTGTGGGCGTGAACCACGCCCGGTTCTATTTCCTTCAATATTTTTTTAATTTTAAAAACCAAAAACGGGTTGTAAACGCTTATATAATGGCGCAGAAAAATCGGATAGTTGGAATAAAGCCTAAAAACCTTTAAACCTTCGAACAAGCTTTCCCCCTCAAGAGAACGGTTACGGGTGGTTGTAATAACAAAAACTTTATGCCCTGTCTTTGCCACCGCTTTGGCAAAATCATACGCCACGATTCCCGCCCCGCCGAAGTTCTCCGGCGGAAATTCATCGGTTAAGTAAAGGATTTTCATTTTGCTTTTGCCACAACCAATATAAAATCTCCCCGCTTTAAAACATTAACGCAAAAGGCCAAAAAATTTTTCACGCACGACAGGAAGAATCCGGCGTTTTTTACTTCAGGTTCGTGGCTTTCCGCATTCTTTCCGGCGGTAGCGTCTTCTTTGACCTGGTTTCTTATTTTAATGTTCATACCCCGAAATTTAAACGGCAACAGCCTGTCCAGCAGCGCTCTTAAGCTCAAATGGGCGCAGTCAAAATCCCTGAAGTATATATCAATGACTTCAAAGCCGAGCCGGCCGAGTTCGTTTTTAAGCCGCTCCGGCGAAAAGTCGTGTAGGTGTTCTTCGTAAAAATACATCCAGTCCTTGCCATATTTTTTTGCCCGATAACTTTTGCCGTTGGGAACTTCCAAAACCAGCCATCCGCCCAGCTTCAAAATTGATTTTATCTTGGACAGGCAATCCGCGTAATCCGGAACGTGCTCCAAAACGTGAAAAAGCGCCGCGACGTCAAACCGCCGGCCGGCCACTTTATCAAAAGCCTCTTCAAAATATCCTTCTATTGTTTCTATGCCTTCTGCCCGGGCATGACTGGCCGCGTGCGCGTTTGGCTCAATACCCATTACTCCAAAACCTTTTCCTTTGGCCATTTTTAAAAACAATCCTTCGTGCGAGACCACTTCAAGGATTTCCGCCGGAGGAAATATCCCCGATTTTTTGAGCAATTCCAGCCTCTCCTTCACATTCCTTCCCCGGGCGGACATTTTATTATTGTCCGACAATTCCTGGCCGTAGCTTTTGTTTTGTTTGTAATCCAGGTTCATAAAATATTACTTTGCCCCATCACGCTTTTTTAAGCCGATGACAGGGGCAAGTTCTTCCACTTTTTCAATAACCATATCAGCCGTTATCTCGTCAATCTGTCTTCTGGCTTCTTTGTAATCATAGTCGCTGGAGTTCATTATGTGAATGGCCGGCTGTTTTCTGTCTTCCAGTTTTACAATCCTGTTTCTTTCTCCTCTCGGCGGCTGTTCGTTGTCGTCCATCGGTCCCACTATGTCAATCGTCGGCACGCCGTAAGCCTCGGCAATATAGATCGGCCCGGTGTCA
This genomic window contains:
- a CDS encoding class I SAM-dependent methyltransferase; protein product: MNLDYKQNKSYGQELSDNNKMSARGRNVKERLELLKKSGIFPPAEILEVVSHEGLFLKMAKGKGFGVMGIEPNAHAASHARAEGIETIEGYFEEAFDKVAGRRFDVAALFHVLEHVPDYADCLSKIKSILKLGGWLVLEVPNGKSYRAKKYGKDWMYFYEEHLHDFSPERLKNELGRLGFEVIDIYFRDFDCAHLSLRALLDRLLPFKFRGMNIKIRNQVKEDATAGKNAESHEPEVKNAGFFLSCVKNFLAFCVNVLKRGDFILVVAKAK
- a CDS encoding glycosyltransferase family 4 protein, with translation MKILYLTDEFPPENFGGAGIVAYDFAKAVAKTGHKVFVITTTRNRSLEGESLFEGLKVFRLYSNYPIFLRHYISVYNPFLVFKIKKILKEIEPGVVHAHNIHSDISYHSLKLAKKTGCKVFLTAHDTMLVSYDKNYFPCGEKNFRITAWRNIKIAGKRYNPFRNFFIKKYLNYTDKIFAISQALKEFLAQNGVDSVVLHNGVNIEDWVKPAPEKIMDFRKKYGVEGKKIILFGGRFSGAKGGRQILQAFSWLVKNCPVEKAVLLAVGRKNQYAEKMAVLTKKLAIDDKILFTGWLGREEIKAAFFVSDVCVTPSVYFDPFNLFNIEAMAAGKPVVGTCFGGTPEIVVDGQTGYIANPLNHEEFGKKICDILSDKNKAEIFGKNGRKRAEEFFSLQKQTEKLISRYQIK